In one window of Acidobacteriota bacterium DNA:
- a CDS encoding radical SAM protein, whose product MKSLLISTYELGHQPFGLASPAAWLRRAGSDVTCIDLSCQPLNEEAIRSADLVALYVPMHTATRLAARILPRIRELNPDAHLCCYGLYAPMNEAFLRKLGTQTILGGEFEEGLVATLERLRGGKILPGMKPPPTVSVARQDFLTPERQTLPPLSRYAKLMWDDGETRIAGYTEASRGCKHHCRHCPIVPVYNGVFRIVQPEVVLEDIRRQAEMGARHITFGDPDFFNGIGHAMRIVTALHAQHPEITYDATIKVEHLLKHSEHLPTLRETGCAFVTSAVESFDNQILHMLDKGHTFEDFVRVLELCRQAGLALSPTFVAFTPWTTLESYYGFIAGLRQTGLVDCVAPIQMGIRLLVPSGSHLLELPEIAQAVGRFDEETLVYPWSNVDPQVDDLCARVQSVVHEGGKQKATRRQIFERVAAMAYEAAGIKPSALTAENLLDRAAIPYLTEPWYC is encoded by the coding sequence TTGAAGAGCCTTCTAATCTCCACTTACGAACTCGGCCATCAGCCTTTTGGCCTGGCGTCTCCCGCCGCGTGGCTGCGGCGCGCTGGCTCGGACGTCACGTGTATTGACCTTTCATGCCAGCCTCTCAACGAAGAAGCAATCAGGTCAGCGGATTTGGTCGCGCTTTATGTGCCGATGCATACGGCAACCCGGCTGGCGGCACGCATTCTTCCGAGGATTCGCGAATTGAACCCCGATGCTCACCTCTGCTGCTACGGCCTCTATGCGCCCATGAATGAAGCTTTCCTGCGCAAGCTGGGCACGCAAACCATTCTGGGCGGCGAATTTGAAGAAGGCCTGGTTGCAACGCTCGAACGACTGCGAGGCGGGAAGATTCTGCCAGGCATGAAACCACCGCCCACGGTCTCTGTGGCCCGGCAGGATTTTCTGACCCCGGAACGCCAAACCCTGCCACCGCTCAGCCGTTATGCGAAACTTATGTGGGACGACGGCGAAACCCGCATCGCAGGTTATACGGAAGCCAGCCGGGGATGCAAGCATCATTGCCGCCATTGCCCAATTGTCCCGGTTTACAACGGGGTATTTCGCATCGTCCAGCCGGAGGTTGTCCTCGAAGACATCCGCCGGCAGGCGGAGATGGGAGCCCGGCACATCACCTTTGGCGACCCTGATTTTTTCAACGGCATCGGCCACGCCATGCGGATCGTTACCGCGTTGCACGCCCAGCATCCTGAAATTACGTACGACGCTACCATCAAAGTAGAGCATCTGCTGAAGCACTCCGAGCACCTGCCAACCTTGCGCGAAACGGGATGCGCTTTTGTGACCAGCGCGGTTGAATCTTTCGACAACCAGATTCTCCACATGCTCGACAAGGGGCATACCTTCGAAGATTTTGTCCGCGTGCTGGAATTGTGCCGGCAGGCCGGCCTGGCCCTATCACCAACTTTTGTCGCCTTCACTCCGTGGACAACGCTAGAAAGCTATTACGGCTTTATTGCCGGCCTGCGTCAAACCGGGCTCGTTGATTGTGTCGCGCCCATCCAGATGGGAATCCGCCTGCTGGTCCCTTCGGGCTCGCACCTGCTGGAACTCCCGGAGATTGCGCAGGCGGTGGGGCGCTTCGACGAAGAGACGCTGGTTTATCCCTGGTCCAATGTTGACCCGCAGGTCGATGATTTGTGCGCAAGGGTGCAGAGTGTTGTTCACGAAGGCGGAAAGCAGAAGGCAACGCGGAGGCAGATATTCGAACGTGTTGCGGCGATGGCTTATGAGGCCGCCGGAATCAAGCCGTCGGCTCTGACGGCGGAGAATCTTCTGGACCGTGCTGCCATACCTTATCTGACCGAGCCCTGGTATTGCTGA
- a CDS encoding outer membrane protein assembly factor BamD: MLAGFRKEIMTDGLRRRAQDMIQALAGCAHRAEMAHRRFRWPGMLCLLVGGIMVLPGCVLFVHRGATDNLLPTGQQPDKILYEKSIDAISHGHYDVGRLTLQALLNTYPDSEYLAKAKLAIADSYFEQGGTAGLTEAEAEYKDFQTFFPTAPEAPMAQYRVAMSHFRLMGKPDRDLTQIRLAQAEFKEFLLKYPDSDLMPRAKARLREVQEILAQGEFEIARFYFEKHADPAAESRLSEIVNHYPSFSEADKACWYLAQTYERMKKPNDAAPYYARILTDYPLSSMVSDAKEQLVALHQSIPQPTRATLARAHADSLHDARLGLMQKVMGTFSSAPNLSATRHGPVVLTNPSNNPVMMAKNPQPGEGSGNTIAVQPMDEEALKTGKSVDPAEPADNSAGDKNSADPKGKEKTTGKSGNETKAATAPKKKSGPLDMFKKVLKPF; encoded by the coding sequence ATGTTGGCGGGTTTTCGCAAGGAAATCATGACAGATGGCTTGAGGCGTAGAGCACAGGACATGATCCAGGCGCTGGCGGGGTGTGCCCACAGGGCTGAGATGGCTCACCGGAGGTTTCGCTGGCCCGGGATGCTGTGCTTACTGGTTGGTGGCATTATGGTTTTGCCCGGCTGTGTTTTGTTTGTGCACAGGGGGGCGACGGACAATCTGCTCCCAACCGGCCAACAGCCCGACAAGATTCTCTACGAAAAGTCCATTGACGCCATCAGCCATGGACATTATGACGTTGGGCGTTTGACGCTTCAGGCACTGCTGAATACATATCCGGACAGCGAATATCTGGCGAAGGCCAAGCTGGCGATTGCAGATTCCTATTTCGAGCAAGGCGGGACCGCAGGCCTTACCGAGGCTGAGGCCGAGTATAAGGATTTCCAAACCTTCTTCCCGACAGCTCCTGAAGCGCCAATGGCCCAATATCGAGTGGCCATGTCACACTTCCGCCTTATGGGGAAACCCGACCGCGACCTGACCCAGATTCGGCTGGCCCAGGCGGAGTTTAAGGAATTTCTGCTGAAATATCCCGACAGCGACCTGATGCCCCGCGCCAAGGCCAGGTTGCGCGAAGTCCAGGAAATCCTTGCCCAGGGTGAGTTTGAGATTGCACGCTTTTACTTTGAGAAGCACGCCGACCCGGCGGCCGAATCTCGTCTTTCGGAGATTGTGAATCACTATCCCTCATTCAGCGAAGCGGATAAGGCATGCTGGTATCTGGCGCAGACTTACGAGCGCATGAAAAAGCCGAATGATGCTGCTCCTTATTACGCCCGGATACTGACCGACTATCCATTAAGTTCCATGGTCTCTGACGCCAAAGAACAGCTTGTTGCATTGCATCAATCGATTCCGCAGCCAACCAGGGCGACGCTGGCACGCGCGCACGCTGATTCTCTGCATGATGCTCGCCTGGGCCTGATGCAGAAGGTCATGGGGACATTCTCCAGCGCGCCGAACCTCAGTGCAACTCGCCATGGACCTGTGGTCCTCACAAATCCCTCCAACAATCCGGTTATGATGGCGAAGAATCCCCAACCCGGCGAAGGTTCAGGAAACACAATCGCAGTGCAGCCTATGGACGAGGAAGCCCTCAAGACTGGCAAATCGGTTGATCCTGCCGAACCGGCAGATAATTCCGCCGGTGATAAGAATTCGGCCGATCCGAAGGGAAAGGAAAAAACCACAGGAAAGTCGGGCAATGAAACAAAGGCCGCGACGGCCCCAAAGAAGAAGTCAGGCCCTCTTGATATGTTTAAGAAGGTTCTTAAGCCATTCTGA
- a CDS encoding valine--tRNA ligase gives MQAEIPKVYSPELIEPSWARVWVERKIYQPTGDPARSRFSLVIPPPNVTGSLHIGHMLEHTEIDIVMRWHRMRGEDVLWLPGTDHASIATQMIVEQEIGREALPELEGRASAMAAWRREGRRLRLEMGRKKFLERCWQWKEQSGGRIRKQMERLGASVDWTRERFTMDPEYSHAVFQVFDRLYKEGLIYRGTYIVNWCPRCGTAVSDLEVAHEERPGKLWYIRYPFEDGDGYVTVATTRPETMLGDTAVAVNPSDERYRAAVGRQLVLPLLKRVIPVVADEFVDPQFGTGAVKVTPAHDPNDFAIAGRHKLPQLKVLDEEGRMTAAAGPYQSLDRYKARERVLDDLRLAGLLEKEEDYALNLGICSRCKTVVEPILSKQWFMKMHPLAEPAIRAVEEGRIRIVPENYRKIYLDWMYNIHDWCISRQLWWGHRIPVWTCRQCGEVIVSEESPGTCSKCAGRSLQPETDVLDTWFSSALWPFATLGWPEDSEDLQRYYPTDLMIMGFDILFFWGARMIMMGLKFTDAVPFRELYIHALVRDAERQKMSKTKGNVIDPLEVTQKYGTDAVRFALAISAAPGTDIAFSYEKIESYRAFANKIWNASRFIMMNLQKLAPEVHDRVSAATEAASKDGFELLPTDPTLALADQWMFSRLAAITREIEEALADYRFHEAAYKVYHFFWHEFCDWYLEWIKPEITRTLGPEDSCNSWVNLLLVFESALHLLHPFMPFITEELWHRLPNHGDEVSISLTPFAMVGDRHANSIAERDFENIRDLVVAVRNTKAEAGLQKHKVAARAASEEPAILNLFNTHRQTILALGGLEALEVVPGRLEGGIHVTSTFEFQLVYEKQVDHDAERSRLGREKEKLEAALSRVKKQLENRSFLDRAPDGVVRKTENHRAELEIQFQKVVESLERLG, from the coding sequence GTGCAAGCTGAGATCCCCAAAGTATATTCTCCTGAATTGATTGAACCTTCCTGGGCGCGTGTGTGGGTGGAGAGGAAGATCTACCAGCCCACGGGGGATCCCGCTCGTTCGCGCTTCAGCCTGGTGATCCCGCCTCCGAACGTAACCGGTTCACTTCACATTGGGCACATGCTTGAGCATACGGAGATTGACATTGTGATGCGATGGCATCGCATGCGCGGAGAAGACGTTCTGTGGCTGCCGGGGACTGATCACGCTTCCATTGCCACGCAAATGATTGTGGAGCAGGAAATTGGACGTGAGGCTTTGCCGGAACTAGAAGGACGCGCATCGGCCATGGCCGCATGGAGGCGCGAAGGGCGGCGGCTGCGGCTCGAAATGGGGCGCAAGAAGTTTCTGGAGCGCTGCTGGCAATGGAAGGAACAGAGCGGCGGGAGAATCAGGAAGCAGATGGAGCGCCTGGGTGCGTCAGTTGATTGGACGCGCGAGCGCTTCACCATGGACCCTGAGTATTCGCATGCCGTCTTCCAGGTTTTTGACCGCCTTTACAAGGAAGGGCTGATCTATCGGGGTACCTACATTGTGAACTGGTGCCCGCGTTGCGGCACGGCAGTGAGTGACCTTGAAGTAGCACATGAAGAGCGTCCCGGCAAGCTGTGGTACATCCGTTATCCGTTTGAAGACGGCGACGGTTACGTCACAGTCGCCACGACGCGTCCGGAAACCATGCTGGGCGATACAGCTGTGGCGGTGAACCCGTCTGACGAGCGGTATCGCGCCGCTGTTGGCCGGCAACTGGTGTTGCCGTTGCTCAAACGCGTCATACCTGTGGTTGCTGATGAATTTGTCGATCCTCAATTCGGCACAGGCGCGGTGAAGGTTACACCGGCCCACGATCCAAACGACTTTGCCATCGCCGGTCGCCACAAACTGCCGCAGTTGAAGGTTCTGGATGAAGAGGGGCGGATGACGGCGGCTGCCGGCCCCTATCAGAGCCTCGACCGGTATAAGGCTCGCGAGCGTGTGCTTGATGATCTTAGACTAGCCGGACTGCTGGAAAAAGAAGAAGATTATGCTTTGAACCTGGGTATCTGCAGCCGTTGCAAGACGGTGGTTGAGCCGATCCTGTCAAAACAATGGTTCATGAAGATGCATCCCCTGGCCGAACCCGCTATCCGCGCAGTGGAGGAAGGCCGCATCAGGATTGTCCCCGAGAACTACCGCAAGATCTACCTGGACTGGATGTATAACATTCATGACTGGTGCATTTCGCGCCAGCTCTGGTGGGGCCACCGCATCCCCGTTTGGACCTGCAGGCAGTGCGGCGAGGTCATTGTTTCAGAAGAATCGCCAGGGACCTGCTCAAAGTGCGCGGGCAGATCTCTTCAGCCTGAGACCGACGTTCTGGATACCTGGTTCAGCTCGGCCTTGTGGCCGTTCGCCACACTGGGCTGGCCGGAGGATTCCGAAGACTTACAGCGCTACTACCCCACCGACCTGATGATCATGGGTTTTGACATCCTTTTCTTCTGGGGCGCGCGCATGATCATGATGGGGCTGAAATTCACGGACGCCGTGCCGTTCCGCGAGCTCTACATTCACGCACTGGTTCGAGACGCTGAGCGCCAGAAGATGTCAAAAACCAAAGGCAATGTTATCGATCCGCTTGAGGTGACACAGAAATACGGGACCGACGCCGTCCGATTCGCACTGGCCATCAGCGCCGCGCCCGGCACCGACATTGCATTCAGCTACGAGAAGATTGAATCGTACCGCGCTTTTGCCAACAAAATCTGGAACGCCAGCCGTTTTATCATGATGAACCTCCAGAAACTTGCTCCGGAGGTCCACGACCGTGTTTCGGCCGCGACAGAAGCGGCTTCGAAAGACGGCTTTGAGCTATTGCCTACAGACCCGACCCTGGCGCTCGCTGATCAATGGATGTTCTCACGCCTGGCGGCAATCACAAGAGAAATTGAAGAAGCCCTGGCGGACTACCGCTTCCACGAAGCTGCTTACAAGGTCTATCACTTTTTCTGGCACGAATTCTGTGACTGGTATCTGGAATGGATTAAGCCGGAAATCACCAGGACCCTGGGTCCCGAGGATTCCTGCAACTCCTGGGTGAACCTCCTGCTGGTTTTTGAATCGGCGCTTCACTTGCTCCACCCGTTCATGCCGTTCATCACGGAAGAGCTTTGGCACCGCTTGCCCAATCACGGCGACGAGGTATCAATTTCACTGACCCCGTTTGCAATGGTGGGCGACCGGCATGCCAATTCTATAGCAGAGAGAGACTTTGAGAATATTCGTGACCTGGTGGTTGCCGTGCGTAACACCAAGGCGGAAGCAGGGCTGCAAAAGCATAAGGTGGCTGCGCGCGCAGCGAGTGAGGAACCTGCAATTCTCAATCTTTTCAATACTCACCGGCAGACGATTTTGGCGCTGGGCGGTCTTGAGGCGCTGGAGGTGGTACCCGGTCGGCTTGAAGGCGGCATTCACGTAACCTCCACTTTTGAGTTTCAGCTGGTCTATGAGAAGCAGGTTGACCATGACGCGGAGCGTTCACGGCTGGGCAGGGAAAAGGAGAAGTTGGAAGCGGCATTGTCTCGCGTGAAAAAACAGCTTGAAAACAGAAGCTTCCTCGACCGCGCGCCCGATGGTGTTGTTCGGAAGACCGAAAACCATCGCGCCGAGCTTGAAATTCAGTTTCAGAAAGTTGTTGAGTCTCTCGAAAGGTTAGGATGA
- a CDS encoding oxidative damage protection protein — MVKCVKFQKTLPGLDEPPWPGELGQRIYDNVSLEAWKLWLEHLKMLINEYRLAPANPESQEVIAKQMEQFFFGEGAALPPGYVPPQKKG, encoded by the coding sequence ATGGTCAAATGCGTGAAATTCCAGAAAACATTGCCTGGCCTGGATGAGCCGCCGTGGCCGGGAGAGCTGGGCCAGCGCATTTATGACAACGTGTCACTGGAAGCCTGGAAGCTCTGGCTTGAACACTTGAAAATGCTGATCAATGAATACCGCCTGGCCCCCGCCAACCCGGAATCGCAGGAGGTCATCGCGAAGCAGATGGAACAGTTTTTCTTTGGCGAAGGCGCTGCGCTGCCTCCTGGGTACGTTCCGCCGCAGAAAAAGGGCTGA
- a CDS encoding recombinase family protein, whose protein sequence is MKKVIELIRVSTEGQAAEDRAGIPAQRAANRRTAAQYDLVIVKTIEITDVSGTAVLHSRGMHELLRLIESPDVHGVVAKEFSRLMRPENFADYALLQQFIDTRTVLYLPDGPLDFESESGKLLAGIRALIAGQERREMLRRVHDAKETMRRAGKNAGGDSVLPYGIGYSKEHGWYYTPEIEKVKRAFQLFLNGETCYETISRELNIPRTSVRFILGNPIYTGWRVYDECRDPSPEAYVSRPDGRQGYRRKMMRATDEVVRVRVLEPIISDRKFAHVQELIEVKRVRHWRARAEAPNRYTYNGFLTCGDCGELIYTHTGKYEFYVCKSRHPRERRRRAIRGLMPCNNRYMLRKKLEPKIDHVFMRIVGGREFLERVARTYDESRPSRGTFVDRTTAVNQIRALRQKRERILDSFFDGTINKRERDLRVGLVDKEIAAYEHLLSDSPGEQERPKVLDVESVLAVLEPFAQWTFLDRTAKRKLLGLLCPNISVDKYEIKNLELNMVSKEKDRYKGSHPRTVRSPFHARLCR, encoded by the coding sequence CTTGTAATCGTCAAGACAATAGAGATCACTGACGTTTCGGGCACGGCCGTACTCCACTCGCGTGGAATGCACGAGTTACTTCGACTCATTGAGTCGCCGGACGTGCATGGAGTGGTCGCGAAGGAATTCAGCCGCCTCATGCGTCCTGAAAACTTTGCCGACTACGCCCTTCTTCAGCAATTTATCGATACCAGAACAGTACTTTACTTGCCCGACGGACCTCTCGATTTTGAATCCGAAAGCGGGAAACTGCTGGCGGGTATTCGCGCCTTAATTGCGGGGCAGGAGCGGCGAGAAATGCTGCGACGGGTGCACGACGCGAAGGAGACCATGCGAAGGGCTGGCAAGAATGCAGGAGGCGACTCAGTTCTGCCTTATGGCATCGGCTATTCGAAAGAGCACGGTTGGTACTATACGCCGGAGATCGAAAAAGTAAAACGCGCATTTCAACTCTTCCTGAATGGCGAAACTTGCTACGAAACGATTTCACGCGAGCTCAACATCCCAAGAACATCGGTACGCTTCATATTGGGAAACCCAATTTACACGGGATGGAGAGTGTACGACGAATGCAGAGATCCATCACCGGAAGCTTACGTTTCCAGGCCCGATGGTCGGCAAGGTTATCGGAGGAAAATGATGCGCGCTACCGATGAAGTCGTTCGCGTTCGGGTTTTAGAGCCGATCATAAGCGATAGGAAATTTGCTCACGTGCAGGAACTTATCGAAGTAAAACGCGTAAGGCACTGGCGAGCACGAGCAGAAGCACCCAACCGTTACACGTATAACGGCTTCCTTACATGCGGTGACTGTGGTGAACTGATTTACACCCACACGGGGAAATATGAATTCTATGTGTGCAAATCGCGCCATCCCCGTGAGCGGCGCAGGCGCGCCATTCGTGGTTTGATGCCCTGCAATAACAGATACATGCTGCGGAAGAAACTTGAGCCGAAAATCGACCACGTCTTTATGCGCATAGTTGGCGGTAGAGAATTTCTTGAACGAGTCGCGCGCACTTATGATGAAAGTCGACCGAGTAGGGGTACTTTTGTTGACCGGACCACGGCAGTCAACCAAATTCGGGCACTCCGACAAAAGCGGGAGCGCATTCTGGATAGCTTTTTCGACGGGACTATCAACAAACGGGAGCGAGATTTGCGTGTCGGGCTTGTCGACAAGGAAATCGCGGCCTATGAGCATCTTCTTTCGGACTCACCAGGCGAACAGGAACGTCCGAAAGTGCTGGACGTTGAGTCGGTGCTCGCTGTCTTGGAGCCGTTTGCCCAGTGGACATTCTTGGATCGCACCGCCAAGCGAAAACTACTCGGGTTGTTATGTCCGAACATCAGTGTAGATAAATACGAAATCAAGAACTTAGAGCTCAACATGGTGTCAAAGGAGAAAGATCGTTACAAGGGCAGCCATCCGAGGACGGTTCGGTCACCATTTCACGCGCGGCTATGTCGCTGA
- a CDS encoding ATP-binding protein has protein sequence MSLTFPSRFMLAAAMNPCPCGFFNDPSRDCSCTPPMIQRYVSKISGPLLDRIDIHIDMPAVKYSELRQSSGGENSQEIRERVVRARERQLQRFEGEKIYCNAQMSPRQIRKYCNVSADCDRLLESAMTRLGLSARAHDRILKVSRTIADLDSAEAIGSTHISEAIQYRSLDRNYWA, from the coding sequence ATGTCGCTGACGTTTCCGTCGCGCTTTATGTTGGCCGCGGCCATGAATCCCTGCCCGTGCGGATTTTTCAATGACCCCTCGCGCGATTGCTCCTGCACACCGCCCATGATCCAACGCTATGTCTCAAAGATTTCAGGCCCGCTGCTCGACCGCATCGACATCCACATTGACATGCCGGCGGTGAAGTACAGCGAACTGCGGCAGAGTTCGGGCGGCGAAAACTCGCAGGAGATTCGCGAACGCGTCGTCCGCGCCCGCGAGCGGCAGTTGCAGCGGTTCGAAGGCGAGAAGATTTACTGCAACGCGCAAATGAGCCCAAGACAGATCAGGAAATACTGCAACGTCTCGGCGGATTGTGACCGCTTACTCGAAAGCGCAATGACTCGCCTGGGGCTTTCCGCTCGCGCGCACGACCGTATCCTGAAAGTCTCTCGCACCATCGCGGACCTCGACAGCGCTGAAGCCATCGGTTCCACGCATATATCGGAGGCCATCCAATACCGCTCGCTCGACCGCAATTACTGGGCGTGA
- a CDS encoding c-type cytochrome — translation MAACDARKILGLLPHMTPVSPKFTWEVGEKLMKPFRTLAATLLVAGSVAFAVSPSFAADTPKGADIFREKCSMCHGMDGKGYAAIKTPDFTDAKWQAAHPDKELMDAIENGVKGTAMVSFKDKLSQQEMTAVLKYIRSLGAKKK, via the coding sequence GTGGCGGCTTGCGACGCGCGGAAAATTCTAGGCCTGCTTCCGCACATGACGCCGGTTTCGCCGAAATTCACTTGGGAGGTTGGAGAAAAACTCATGAAGCCTTTTCGAACCCTGGCTGCCACACTGCTGGTAGCGGGATCAGTTGCGTTTGCCGTTTCACCGTCGTTTGCTGCCGATACTCCGAAAGGCGCTGACATCTTCAGGGAAAAATGCTCGATGTGCCACGGGATGGATGGCAAAGGTTACGCTGCCATCAAGACTCCCGATTTTACGGACGCCAAGTGGCAGGCAGCGCATCCTGATAAGGAACTGATGGACGCGATCGAGAATGGCGTCAAGGGTACGGCGATGGTTTCCTTTAAAGACAAACTCAGCCAGCAGGAAATGACGGCGGTACTGAAGTACATCCGTTCGCTGGGCGCCAAGAAGAAGTAG
- a CDS encoding response regulator has product MMAGGKIMKSGVVGEMGTVNPAHNGPKVLMVIDERESLDYYSKLLRAMGYEVLACESNDEALGVLRNGSFDLVTVGQGSASFEGKEVLVRALEIDRRVPVLVLARNLDMENYLDAMQLGAVDYLEMPVPQEELTRVLRTHIPSPIGGQTDALRATLGAPAGTP; this is encoded by the coding sequence ATGATGGCAGGAGGAAAGATCATGAAGAGCGGAGTGGTAGGCGAGATGGGAACCGTAAATCCTGCGCATAATGGCCCCAAAGTCCTGATGGTGATTGACGAGCGCGAGAGTCTGGACTATTACAGCAAGCTCCTTCGCGCCATGGGATATGAGGTGCTGGCCTGCGAGTCCAATGACGAAGCCCTGGGGGTGTTGCGGAATGGATCGTTCGATCTTGTAACGGTGGGACAAGGCAGCGCCTCTTTTGAAGGCAAAGAAGTCCTGGTACGGGCGCTGGAAATCGACCGGCGTGTCCCGGTCCTGGTGCTGGCCAGGAATTTAGATATGGAGAATTACCTGGATGCCATGCAACTGGGTGCAGTCGACTACCTTGAAATGCCGGTTCCCCAGGAAGAACTCACGCGGGTTCTCCGTACACACATTCCAAGTCCGATCGGCGGACAGACTGATGCACTGCGGGCGACACTCGGCGCCCCTGCCGGCACACCGTAG
- a CDS encoding ribulose-phosphate 3-epimerase, giving the protein MASIVPSLLAGDLARLGESLGVIEALGVSSVHIDVMDGHFRPQISVGQPVVRSICKATRLKVDVHLMIERPERFIEDFVEAGASSLAIHLEATQNLALALDPAQRLGAKVGLALNAATPVGCCFEVLEDVDFVLLETGTEGFLPRSLKRVMPLARERETRGLHFAIAVEGDIDASEADKLFSAGADILVVSSAIFDEGERGEAMRALARALNNCSAPFGQGTESRVQ; this is encoded by the coding sequence ATGGCCTCAATTGTGCCTTCACTGCTTGCAGGAGACCTTGCCCGGCTGGGTGAATCACTGGGTGTGATCGAGGCCCTGGGGGTTTCGTCCGTCCATATTGACGTAATGGATGGGCATTTTCGGCCCCAGATTTCAGTCGGCCAGCCGGTGGTCAGAAGCATCTGCAAGGCGACCCGGTTGAAGGTGGATGTCCATCTGATGATTGAGCGCCCTGAGCGCTTTATCGAAGATTTTGTTGAAGCTGGCGCGAGTTCTCTTGCAATCCACCTTGAGGCGACTCAGAATTTAGCCTTGGCCTTAGACCCGGCGCAAAGACTGGGGGCGAAAGTGGGTCTGGCCCTGAATGCGGCCACGCCGGTGGGATGCTGCTTCGAAGTTCTGGAAGATGTAGACTTCGTACTCCTGGAGACGGGGACGGAAGGGTTTTTGCCGCGGTCCCTCAAGAGAGTGATGCCCCTCGCAAGGGAACGCGAGACGCGTGGATTGCATTTCGCCATTGCGGTGGAAGGTGACATCGATGCCAGCGAAGCGGATAAATTGTTTTCTGCGGGCGCGGACATCCTTGTGGTGAGTTCGGCCATCTTTGATGAAGGGGAGCGGGGTGAAGCCATGCGCGCGTTGGCGCGGGCACTGAACAACTGTTCAGCTCCTTTCGGCCAGGGAACGGAGTCCCGTGTTCAATAA
- a CDS encoding ATP-grasp domain-containing protein, whose protein sequence is MTGTRATLHQHSVRENRAPEAGRSTPEGEKRRLLLLTTTTGYQTRAFVQAAEKLGLAVAFGSDRCHVLDDPWQDGALALKFGDAGESAAKIIEYAARQPVDAVVALGDSTPPAAARAADALGLLFHPPETSDICRDKYRSRQRLAECGLSVPRFNRFPIDADPEDIVKSGIAPIGFPCVLKPLAFSASRGVIRANNAREFINAFKQIQSLLRCPEVQVKHAETSNYLQVEEYIEGEEIAIEGVVDRGRLKVLAMFDKPDPLVGPYFEESIYVTPSRLALETQAETTETLRRAAQALGLVHGPLHAELRINGRGTWILEVAARSIGGLCSRALRFRTPGQDENISLEELIIRLAIGENVETYRREEAAAGVMMIPIPRAGIFQEVEGVENARQTPGVEDIIITARPNQRLVPIPEGTSYPGFIFARGPSPEFVEHALRQAHQRLHFVLGPVFPVI, encoded by the coding sequence ATGACGGGCACAAGGGCAACTTTACACCAGCATAGCGTAAGGGAGAATCGCGCGCCCGAGGCCGGGCGATCAACCCCGGAAGGCGAAAAGCGGCGGTTGCTCCTGTTGACAACGACCACGGGCTACCAGACCCGTGCATTCGTCCAGGCAGCCGAAAAGCTGGGCCTCGCCGTCGCCTTCGGAAGCGACCGCTGCCACGTGCTGGACGATCCCTGGCAGGACGGCGCTCTGGCGTTGAAGTTCGGAGATGCCGGGGAGTCCGCCGCGAAGATTATCGAATACGCAGCTCGCCAGCCGGTTGATGCCGTCGTTGCCCTGGGCGACTCCACGCCTCCCGCTGCCGCCAGAGCTGCGGATGCGCTCGGGTTGCTGTTCCACCCTCCTGAAACGTCGGACATTTGCCGCGACAAATACCGTTCGCGCCAGCGGCTCGCGGAATGCGGGCTCAGTGTTCCGCGTTTTAACCGTTTCCCCATCGACGCCGACCCCGAAGACATTGTGAAATCTGGAATTGCACCGATTGGGTTCCCCTGCGTCCTCAAGCCTTTGGCTTTCTCCGCCAGCCGCGGAGTGATTCGCGCCAACAACGCGCGGGAGTTCATAAACGCTTTCAAACAGATCCAATCACTGCTGCGATGTCCGGAAGTTCAGGTGAAGCACGCGGAAACCAGCAACTATCTGCAGGTAGAAGAATATATCGAAGGAGAAGAAATCGCCATCGAGGGTGTGGTTGATCGCGGCCGGCTGAAAGTTCTGGCCATGTTCGACAAGCCTGATCCATTGGTTGGCCCCTATTTTGAGGAGAGCATCTATGTGACACCTTCGCGGCTTGCGCTCGAAACCCAGGCAGAGACCACGGAAACGCTGCGGCGCGCGGCGCAGGCGCTGGGCCTCGTACACGGCCCTTTGCACGCTGAACTGCGAATCAACGGCCGTGGGACGTGGATTCTTGAAGTGGCTGCGCGCTCCATCGGTGGGCTATGCTCTCGCGCGCTCCGGTTCCGCACTCCCGGGCAGGATGAAAATATTTCCCTGGAAGAATTGATTATCCGGCTGGCAATCGGGGAAAACGTTGAAACATACCGGCGGGAGGAAGCCGCCGCCGGGGTAATGATGATTCCCATTCCCCGAGCGGGTATTTTTCAGGAAGTTGAGGGGGTCGAAAATGCCCGCCAGACGCCCGGCGTGGAAGACATCATCATTACGGCCCGGCCAAACCAGAGGCTGGTTCCCATTCCTGAGGGAACCAGCTATCCTGGATTTATCTTCGCGCGCGGCCCGTCACCTGAATTCGTCGAGCACGCTCTTCGACAGGCCCATCAGAGGTTGCACTTCGTGCTGGGTCCGGTGTTCCCGGTGATATGA